Proteins encoded in a region of the Planococcus shixiaomingii genome:
- the wecB gene encoding non-hydrolyzing UDP-N-acetylglucosamine 2-epimerase — MKKLKVMTVVGTRPEIIRLSAVINKLEESNAIEHILVHTGQNYDYELNEIFFEDFNLRKPDYFLNAANGTAVETIGNILVKIDPILEAVKPEALLVLGDTNSCLCAIAAKRRQIPIFHMEAGNRCFDQRVPEETNRKIVDHTADINLTYSDIAREYLLREGLPADRIIKTGSPMFEVLQSRKTDIEESKILEKLELEEEKFFVVSAHRDENINSEANFLSLVDSLNTVAEKYGLPVIVSTHPRTQNMINVRGIKFNPLVKIMKPLGFNDYVKLQMKAKAVLSDSGTISEESSILGFKALNIRQAHERPEAMEEASVMMVGLRKERILQGLEIIEDQEKKTLRRVSDYSMPNVSEKVLRILISYTDYINKVVWRKNE, encoded by the coding sequence ATGAAGAAGTTAAAAGTAATGACAGTAGTAGGGACTAGACCTGAAATTATTAGACTTTCAGCTGTCATCAACAAATTAGAAGAATCAAATGCGATAGAACATATACTTGTACATACAGGCCAAAATTATGATTATGAATTAAATGAAATATTCTTTGAAGATTTTAACTTGAGAAAGCCAGATTACTTCCTAAACGCAGCAAATGGTACAGCAGTTGAAACTATTGGAAATATACTTGTTAAAATTGATCCGATTTTGGAAGCAGTTAAACCAGAAGCATTATTAGTGCTTGGCGATACTAATAGTTGTCTTTGTGCTATTGCAGCAAAAAGAAGACAAATTCCTATATTCCATATGGAAGCTGGAAATAGATGTTTTGATCAGCGTGTTCCAGAAGAAACAAATAGAAAGATAGTCGATCATACAGCAGATATTAATTTAACTTATAGTGATATTGCAAGAGAATATCTTTTAAGAGAAGGATTGCCCGCGGATCGAATTATTAAAACCGGAAGCCCGATGTTTGAGGTACTTCAATCAAGAAAAACTGATATTGAAGAATCTAAGATTCTTGAAAAATTAGAACTCGAAGAGGAAAAGTTTTTTGTTGTTTCAGCTCATCGTGATGAAAATATAAATTCAGAGGCGAATTTTCTTAGTTTAGTAGATAGCTTAAATACAGTTGCAGAGAAGTATGGTTTACCTGTAATTGTTAGCACACATCCACGAACACAGAATATGATTAATGTCAGAGGGATAAAGTTTAATCCATTAGTAAAAATAATGAAGCCTTTAGGATTTAATGATTATGTAAAACTTCAAATGAAGGCAAAAGCTGTTTTAAGTGATAGTGGGACAATTAGTGAAGAATCTTCCATTCTAGGTTTCAAAGCACTTAATATTAGACAGGCTCATGAACGGCCGGAAGCTATGGAAGAGGCTTCAGTTATGATGGTTGGTTTAAGAAAAGAAAGAATATTACAGGGGCTAGAAATAATTGAGGATCAAGAAAAAAAAACTTTAAGAAGAGTGTCGGATTATAGTATGCCAAATGTCTCGGAAAAAGTATTAAGAATTCTTATCTCTTATACGGATTATATTAACAAAGTTGTTTGGAG
- a CDS encoding capsular polysaccharide biosynthesis protein CapF — MKKILITGASGFVGKNLVAELKNQGYEELFLYNRNNSIDELEEFTKKCNFVFHLAGVNRPNDEAEFMEGNFGLTSILLDLLKKNENKSPVLISSSIQAEKNNPYGKSKKAGEELLFNYSKDTGTEVHVYRLPNLFGKWSKPNYNTVVATYCYNIARNVEIQVNNPETNLTLSYIDDVIEEFIRALNGSPTKSNDYCLVPVSYSIQLNNLAEKLLSFKESRNSLYVPNLGDALTKKLYSTYLSFLPKDNFSYDLKMNVDNRGSFTEFLRTPDRGQVSVNISKPGITKGNHWHHTKNEKFLVVSGEGLIRFRNIDEEEIIEYRVNGDKLEVVDIPTGYTHSIVNVGETDLVTVMWVNESFNSEKPDTYFVEVE, encoded by the coding sequence ATGAAGAAGATTCTAATTACAGGGGCTTCTGGATTTGTTGGCAAGAATCTCGTAGCTGAACTAAAGAATCAAGGGTATGAAGAGTTGTTTCTATATAATAGAAACAACTCAATTGACGAGCTAGAAGAGTTTACAAAGAAATGTAATTTTGTTTTCCATTTAGCTGGAGTTAACAGACCAAATGATGAAGCAGAATTTATGGAAGGCAACTTTGGATTAACTTCTATTTTATTAGACCTTTTAAAAAAAAATGAAAATAAATCTCCAGTATTAATCTCTTCTTCAATTCAAGCAGAAAAAAATAATCCATATGGGAAGAGTAAGAAAGCGGGAGAAGAGCTCTTATTTAATTACTCGAAAGATACTGGAACTGAAGTACATGTTTATAGACTTCCAAATCTGTTTGGTAAGTGGAGTAAGCCAAACTATAATACTGTTGTTGCTACTTATTGCTATAACATTGCTAGAAACGTAGAAATTCAAGTAAATAACCCAGAAACTAATTTAACTCTTTCTTATATTGATGATGTGATTGAAGAGTTTATTAGAGCTTTAAACGGTAGTCCTACTAAATCTAATGATTATTGCTTGGTTCCTGTTTCTTATTCAATACAATTAAATAATTTAGCTGAGAAACTTCTAAGTTTTAAAGAAAGTAGAAATTCCTTATATGTACCTAATTTGGGCGATGCTCTAACTAAAAAGCTATATAGTACATATTTAAGTTTTCTACCAAAAGATAACTTTTCCTATGATTTGAAAATGAATGTAGATAATCGCGGTTCATTTACAGAATTTTTACGGACTCCAGATCGCGGCCAAGTGTCAGTTAATATTTCAAAGCCTGGTATAACAAAAGGAAACCATTGGCATCATACGAAAAATGAAAAGTTCTTAGTAGTAAGTGGCGAAGGACTTATTCGATTTAGAAATATAGATGAAGAAGAAATTATAGAATATAGAGTAAACGGAGACAAGTTAGAAGTAGTAGATATTCCTACTGGTTATACACATTCCATAGTAAACGTGGGAGAAACTGATTTAGTAACCGTTATGTGGGTTAATGAAAGTTTTAATTCAGAAAAGCCAGATACATATTTCGTGGAGGTTGAGTAA
- a CDS encoding nucleoside-diphosphate sugar epimerase/dehydratase yields MFKNKTLLITGGTGSFGNAVLKRFLDTDIKEIRIFSRDEKKQEDIRKQLNNKKVKYYIGDVRDINSVNTAMVNVDYVFHAAALKQVPSCEFFPMEAVKTNVMGTENVLSSAIQHNVKNVICLSTDKAVYPINAMGISKAMMEKVTVAKSRTVDIEDTTISGTRYGNVMASRGSVIPLFIEQIKAGKPLTITDPEMTRYLMSLDDAVELVLFAFQNANQGDIFVQKAPASTIGDLAQAVKELFKASNPIEVIGTRHGEKLYETLLTREEMAVATDMGGYYRIPADNRDLNYNKYFTEGEEEISEGWEYNSHNTHRLSIEEIKKLLLGLDLVKEELNKIGVTQ; encoded by the coding sequence TTGTTTAAAAATAAAACATTACTTATAACTGGTGGTACAGGTTCTTTTGGGAATGCAGTATTAAAAAGATTTTTAGATACAGATATTAAAGAAATTCGTATTTTCTCTCGAGATGAAAAGAAACAAGAAGATATTAGAAAGCAGTTAAATAATAAAAAAGTAAAATACTATATCGGTGATGTGCGTGATATTAATAGCGTTAACACTGCTATGGTCAATGTAGATTACGTATTCCATGCTGCAGCATTAAAGCAAGTTCCTTCATGTGAGTTCTTTCCAATGGAAGCAGTTAAAACAAATGTAATGGGCACAGAGAATGTTTTAAGCTCAGCTATTCAACATAACGTAAAAAATGTTATTTGTCTTTCAACCGATAAAGCAGTATATCCAATTAATGCTATGGGTATTTCGAAAGCAATGATGGAAAAAGTTACAGTTGCTAAATCTCGCACAGTTGATATTGAAGATACAACAATCAGTGGAACACGATATGGAAATGTTATGGCTTCACGTGGATCTGTTATTCCTCTTTTTATCGAACAGATTAAAGCTGGAAAACCTCTTACAATTACTGATCCAGAAATGACTCGTTATTTAATGTCTTTAGATGACGCTGTTGAATTGGTCCTCTTTGCATTTCAAAATGCAAATCAAGGTGATATTTTTGTTCAAAAAGCACCAGCTTCTACAATTGGTGATTTAGCACAAGCAGTAAAAGAACTTTTTAAAGCCAGTAATCCCATTGAAGTAATCGGGACACGTCATGGTGAAAAATTGTATGAAACTCTTCTGACAAGAGAAGAAATGGCAGTAGCCACAGATATGGGTGGTTATTACCGGATTCCTGCTGATAATCGGGACTTGAACTATAATAAGTATTTTACAGAAGGCGAAGAAGAAATTTCAGAGGGATGGGAATACAATTCACACAATACACATCGTTTATCTATAGAAGAAATTAAAAAACTTTTATTAGGACTTGATCTTGTAAAAGAAGAATTGAATAAGATAGGTGTAACTCAATGA